TTCTatcttgcatgcatgacacatTGCAACTCCTTCTGGAAACTGAAACCCTTTCTCTTCTATGGTTGCCGTGCCTTGTCCCTTTGTCTTCCCTAGGCTCCACTCATCGTTTCCCTTCTAGAAACCTTCCTCTActagtgacaagtgtcacaatacCTCTTCTTACAAGCAAGCtttcttgcatgcatgacacatggCAAGAAGGTGGGTGATCCCCTAGGGTAGGCGTGTAAGACCAATACCCTAAAATCTCTCACCTCTTTTTCCTCAATTCAGTCCAGATTCATAATGTCTTAGTTGTAGGTTCCATTGGATGACATGTGGCATCCAAGGAATTGGGTTGGGCATGTGTCTATACCAAACCTAATTTCTAATTGGGCTACTCCACCTTGCTTGGCCCTAAAtaatacaccaaaaataaactaagaggGTTAGCTTAATCCTGGTCGTCACAGTAACTTATTCAAATCGCGTTGTGGTGGTCTGTCACACGTGAGAATGAGGGGCATTGCCTAGAGGTGAAATTACTACTCTGTGATCATCATTTAGCACCCACATTAGAAATTAATTTCCAAAATTGGGGAGATAATCGCTTGGTGGAAGAAATGAAAATCAAAGGCGTGGTATAATTGATTGAAGGGTGGTGAAGCAAGATGGCTAGAATCAAAATAGAGACTAGAGAAAGGCAAGAGAAGCCAAGGGATGAGCTAAAGCAcattcaaaggaaaaataaatccaatgaaaaaaatagagacaagagagagaaagagagggagagagaaaaacatGAACATAGACACAGGACTTACCAATGTGATGAAGGGCACCTTACGACGGCACCTAGACAACAACAATGCACGACGGAGAGTAGAGTGATTTGTGAGAGAGAATTTGTGAGGAAGTGGGGcatggagagagaaagagaaagggaaCAAAGAGCGTGAGAGGGAGTGTGGAAAACTTATTGGTGCCAAACTTAGGCGATGGGACTCATCTACAATTGGAACCTTAGAAGTAGCTATGGCAGCAAACCTCACCAAACCTAACCAACgcaagaatgagagagagatggagtgAGAATTGAAATGGTGTGGGTGAATGGGGAGGACggtaagaggaaaaatagagtgTAGGGATCAAATCAGTAACCTATAATTTAGCCCCGAGATAAAGTCAAAatcaagataaaagaaaaggcCAAGAAGAAATAAGGAAAGAGACCCAGACTCTGGAAATGAAAAGACTTTACAAGGTAAGTTGGACTCAATCATTCCAAGGAAATAGACCTCTATATAAGAAGGAGATATGCACAAATCTATAAAAGCTCCTTACATACAAATTCCACCACACATAGCTACTCCAAAGGATCTCCTCTCAAGGGACGCATTATCTTCAACCTCCTGAAACCCTAAATTCCTCTATTGTATTGTGAGATATGTGAGACGATGAGAGATTATAAAATCGACCATTATAGTGGATTTTCCCCGAAACAACCTGTGGATATAAACTTTTATGCCAAACCACACAAATTCTCGTGGctctctttatttgtttttattttcttatttgctatttatttcaTAGATGAATGCGAAGAGCAGCGTATCAAAGCCTGAATCATCATCGTGGCTTGGGAATAATTCTTTCCTCCTTTCTAATTTGTTATGCAAATTTATGAATTAACATAGGTAGAAGGAAactgaagagaaaaagaaggagaaaCTATTGGTGGAAAGggagaaagaaggaaaggaGAAGAACTTCACTTACCCAAAATGATGCCGTTCTGTAGAAGGGATGACTTCTTTGCGAACCTGAGCCTGGGCTTTGGCTTGGGTAttataaaaaccataaaatataaacataaaaccTTGAAATAAAAGACCCCTTCTCTATTTCTACACTACTTTTATCACCAACACTAGTCACCTTTGATTGATTGTCCCTCTGTGTGGCAACTGCGACTGGATAAGGTGGTTTCTATTCTAAACTAAACATTTTGTCTACTTCTTAGAGTGGCTTAGATTTGCCTTGCCCTAGGATGATCTACAGCTACCCAATGTGGGGTGGCCACcaccatatttttttctaaaatttttcatGTGAACTTATTTTACATATGATGAAAATTTGATGTAGCAGCTTTTGGTTGAAGGATATAAAAGGTTCATTTTAGTGGTGATCTACCTGAAACCGTAATTAGTTCTCCATTTCAGTCCGTATGCACTCCcatttctaactttttttttcaagttatttttttaattgcattGGTGTGACATTGTAAAGATACTTGTAGCACAAACCAGATCTAAAGATACATTGGCATGGAAGCATACTACTAATGGGTGTTTCTCAGTCAAGAGTGCCTATCACCTATGTAAGCAGAGGCAAGATTAGAAAATAGGAGAAACTTTAACGGAGGGAGAGCATAGAGAATTATGGAAGCAAATATGGCAAATTCAAACCACAAATGCtgtcaaaatattaatttggcATGCATGTCATGATGCTTTACCCACTAAACAAAATTTATACAAGAGGAAAATTGTAAATGACCCTTTCTATCTAATCTGTCAACAAGCTAAAGAAACTCAAGGTCATATCTTGGGACTTGTCCATCTACACAGGATGCATGGATGTTAGGaagtcaaaaatttcaaaaagctACAATCACACAAGAAGAGTTTGGAGCCATTTTCATGCAAATGCTTCAGAGAATAGGAACAACTGAAATATGCTTGTTTGTAGAAATAGCCAGATTTTTGTGGATAAGAAGGAACAAAATGTTGTTTGAAGATTATTTTCTACCCCCTTTAATTCTGATGAATAGAACTATATAGGCATATCAGGACTTTCAACAAGAGCACAACAAGTAACACAATTCGAGACCCAATGATAATCAACTGTGCTCTACTCATTGGAAACCTTTTGGTGCAAATTGGATCAAAATCAATTGGGATGTAGCAATGAGAGAAAGAGGCAACAAAATTGGAGTTGGGGTGGTAATTAGAGACTGTGAGGGTGATTTATTGGCTTCATTTATGCAACTATTATAGTTTTACTCACAATCTACCATGGCAAAAGCTAGAGGATTAATATCAATTGCAAATGTGTGTAAAGAGCTTAATTTACATAATGTAGTTTTTGAACTGGACTCAATTCGGGTTGTGAAGGCAATAAAACAACATAAACAGCAAAATGGCATATTTGGATGCCTTGTGGAAGGATGTTCACACCATCTTGGCTAATATAAGTTGGGAGATTAACCATGTAAAGAGGAATGCAAATCAAGTGGCTCACCAGTTAGCACAGCAAGACCGCCACATGTTTAGttttcctatttttattttttaaaaattcaacttaaagtaaaaaaaaaaaaaaattataataattttaaattaaaaaccaaaatctGTGAGCTAAAATCTCAAACATAGCTTAGCATCAAAGATAAAGATACTATGTTATACAAATCATTTGCCCTTAGAAAATTAAATAGTTAAGAAATTTGCAACTCTTTGCAGAACTTTTCTGCAtgtttctatttatatatatatatatatatatatatatatattgcagccAATGCAAAAAGCATTACCACCGAAAGGAAATCACTTTTTGAGTATTGgtttaaaaattctcattcccAACACTATTTGTGAGTATTGCTATCTCAAAATCACTTTGAAATAGAATAAAAtcgttataaaaaaaaaaaattagaaggatcaaaatgataaatcacatattgATTAGGGCAAAGTGTATGGTGTAAAGTTctcatatagaatttttcttaaaattaaatcTCCTATAAATGAAATTTGCCGTGTAAGTAGTGTGAAGGGTGTGTCCTCCACATCTGTTTGTGAATAAAAGAACTCACATTTTCGCATATGGCATGGATCTATATCAAAGTTGCAATGGGAGAGTATGGATTAAACAATCCTCACCACTATTCCAAGAAAGAGTTAAGCTACACCCACTGATGGTATAGTCCGACAAATTCTCCAGCtatttggatttttctttttaactttttttcattcattttttaatacttttaaacacttccttaatcactaagtaaaaaataaaaatatgtcgAAAGCCGTCAAAGACCCTTTATCGTGACatatagcattttccttccaagaaAAAGTGTATACCATTTGCCATAATTTTGAGTTCCTTTCCAATGCACACTATTTCTTGAAAATGTGAAGTGCTCAACACTAAGCAATTCTGACCATAAACCCATGTAGGTATTTTATGATTATTGGCCTTCTTTGACATTCAACGGTGTGCCAATTCCTGCCATTGACACCTCATATAATAGGTGTTGATGTCTGTCTGGTTgtaacacaattttttttttccccagctATGTAAAATTCCCAAAATTAAGCAATTTACCATCCTTTCCTCAATCAATACATTGCCAATGATGCttatcataatttatttataataaataaatatgatcataatttatttttttgtgatctCTTTGTTGCTAAGGCTGCAGATGTTTTGGCCCGTCTGGATAGTAATAGAATCTTTCATGAATGGTCAAGGGAGATGGAAGTTCCCCATCTATTGAAAGGTATACTTAGAACAGATTTTTGTGAACTGGCATACCTCAGGAAGTGTTGATATTTCTGGAGTGGGTTCCGGAAATTATTTCCTTTATAGGCTTGTTTAgatagatatatttattttgatatatatatttatttatagttttgaCTTATTTGATTTGGTGTTTTGGTACTTGAGGGTAGtctttttatattattgtaaatccCAAGTATCTTGATTGTTACTATGGTATTTCTTCGCTACAAGCAAGAGcttattaataaacttgggcGGGTCACTAGTGGACATGTGGCTaccctttctctttttcttttaaaaaaaaaaaaagcatttatcaaaaaagaaaaattcacctTTCAATCTTACAGTACAGGAAGGCATTCATCATGccatcttcaaaattcaaatttatttatttataggcttgtttagatagatttatttatttataggccTGTTTAGATGTTTTCTTATTATAGTTTTGACTTATTTGATCTGGTGTTTTGGCTCTTGGGGTTATTAGtctttttatattattgtaaatccGAGTACCTTGATTGTTACCACGGTACTATTCCTCCACCACAAGCGAGAActtattaataaacttgggcGGGGTCAGTAGTGGACGTGTGACTAtcatctctttgaaaaaaagaagaagaagaaagcatttatcaaaaaagaaaaattcacctTTCAATCTTACAGTACAGGAAGGCATTAATCATGCCACCtagaaaattcaaatttattCGTATTTGTCTTTTGATTTACAAAGATGATATCCGTTAAGAGACGTCACAGATATGCCCTTCTCTAACCTTTGTCCGAAATTCAACTAAAGTCGCATCAGAATTTGGCATTTTTTTTATGAGCATCTTTAGGTTTGATGTTGACGGGTATTTGAGAGTCTGAGACTCTTCATATTGGAATATGCCTCATGAGAAATAACATTAGTTTAGTTATGATTAACAAAGACCCATAACCTTTGTTTTTGAAGCACTGTCCATCTAATATTTTGCAGTTTCTTTCTCAGTAATActagatatagttttagaatatataaacGATGTGAGTttccttaaaagaaaaaaaaaaaataaataaataaaggaagaacTGGAGtccatgttaaaaaaaaataatttttttcatatggattctaaatttgttcactttttttaaaatgagtgtatatatcatttctcttccttTATAATCTATATTCCAATGTACTATAACAAAGACCCATTCCCTTTGTGTGTGAACAAAAGACGTCCAATCTGAACACAATAGGAGTCCAATTCTCTATGAAATTCCTTTTGCTTACATAAGAATTCGATATATCGTTTGGCAAATCAATcgtttttgttctgtttttcgGTCCTTGATTCAGAAAATCTGTCGTTATAGAATGTAAAGGACAGAGATGATCTGCTATATTCCAAATTTCTGCTCTGCTCAAgtattttcatttcatcccaTGGCTCTAAACTCTCTAACTGAAGAATCGCTTCATAAACAATGAGGCGATTTGATCACATCAGAGTCCAATTTGACTTGGCATCCTCAAGAGAGAATATGCTCACTTTTTCATTTGTTCTGTCTTATCCAAACGATTTAAAAGGTAGTTGCCTCAGGTGCATCATTTGAGGCTCCCAAGTTGACAACTTGCCCGAAACACCCTCcctcccccaaaacaaaaaaagaaatcttCAGAGAacaaagggaaagaaaagaaacaaagaatcttgttttttttgtttcttttctttagcattttcagatgCTTCCAAGTTCCAACATTTATGATTTATTCAGTGTTGGTCAGAAGAATTGTTTCAGGAAGAGTGGAATAGCAGTTTTTTCTTGTGGGTTCTTATGGCAGGGCCTGATTATCAAGCCAAATCTACAGATAGGAGTAATATTGTAACAATCTTAGCAGCAGAAGGGGTTCAGTTCCTTTTATCTGGCGAGGAAAAggtaatctttttttaaaatccttCAAATAAATGAAGGAAAGTTATTCTCCAAAAAGCAACACTGCTTCTAGAAATTGGACGATCATAGCAGAAGGGGTACAGTTGCAAAATCTTAAAACTTTGGCTTCCACTAACCTTAAATCAATTGCTTCCAGTTTAGAAATGGTCTCTCTTTCAGCGTTTACAGACGTACTAATATAGATTCTTGGGCTGATCTTGAAAATAGGTACCCTTATCCTCTTGTGATGGAAAGACAACTTGTCTCCTCTTCTCAGCAAACTGGTGCAGAACCTGCAAAACCTTTATCCCCAAACTGGTACAAGTTTATGACATGCTGAGTGCAAGATGTGAAAAGATGGAGATAGTGCTTGTTTCATTCGATCATAACGAAAATGAATTTGAGGAGCACTTCAAGTGCATGCCATGGCTTGCAGCTCCATTCGATGTGAATTTGAGCAGACGATTGAGCAAAAGGTACCATGTAAAACATTTGCCATCACTAATTGCATTGAATTGCGATGAAACATCAATTGAAGAGGACTTGGTTGGGTTGATTGAAGACTATGGGGCTGAAGCATTTCCCTTCACTAGGAGTAGAAGAGAGGAATTGAAGGCTGCTGATACTGCGAAGCTCGAAGGAGGAAAATTAGAAGATCTTTTGGCACACAAAGGAAGAAGTCATCTCATAGCCATGGACGGTAGAAAGGTGATGAGCATCATCTCATATCCTCCATTTCTAATTGGCATAAACTGACATGTTCTACTCTTTTGCAGGTTGCAGTGTCTGAACTTGTTGGCAAGACTGTAGGCATTTACTTCGGAGCACATTGGTGCCCACCTTGTCATACCTTCACTGCACAACTTTTAGAAGTTTACAACGAGCTCACGACTTCTGAAGAAGAACGCTTCGAAATTATATTCGTCTCGACAGATCGAGACCTTGAAGAATTTGACATGAGTCTGAAAAGCATGCCATGGCTGGCTATACCATATTCGGACAAAACACGACATGACCTATGCAGGATCTTCGACATCAAAGGGATTCCTTCCTTAGTCATGATTGGACCAGAAGGAAAACCCATTAGTACAAACGGGAAGGCCATCATCTCCTTGTATGGTGCCAAGGCTTTCCCGTTCACAGAGTCAAAGCTCGGTGATTTGGAAGCCGCCCTGAGGAAAGAAGGAGATGCACTGCCTCGGCAACTGAATGATATAAAGCATGAGCACTTGCTCAAGTTGGATATGGCCAAAGCATACCTATGCGATTATTGCAAAAAGAGAGGGAGATTTTGGGCCTTTTCTTGTGATGTATGTGACTATGACCTGCATCCATGCTGTACAGAAGAAACATCTTAAGAATAGGTGGGAGGTGTATGACTTTTGGGGTAAAATATAGATCGGTTAGTCATTTGCGGCTTCACATGTACCTCCCACTCTAATGTTgaattttaatttgtctctaGTTTTAGAGGGTGTGAAACTGTGACTGAC
This is a stretch of genomic DNA from Carya illinoinensis cultivar Pawnee chromosome 15, C.illinoinensisPawnee_v1, whole genome shotgun sequence. It encodes these proteins:
- the LOC122295570 gene encoding probable nucleoredoxin 3 isoform X1, producing the protein MAGPDYQAKSTDRSNIVTILAAEGVQFLLSGEEKVPLSSCDGKTTCLLFSANWCRTCKTFIPKLVQVYDMLSARCEKMEIVLVSFDHNENEFEEHFKCMPWLAAPFDVNLSRRLSKRYHVKHLPSLIALNCDETSIEEDLVGLIEDYGAEAFPFTRSRREELKAADTAKLEGGKLEDLLAHKGRSHLIAMDGRKVAVSELVGKTVGIYFGAHWCPPCHTFTAQLLEVYNELTTSEEERFEIIFVSTDRDLEEFDMSLKSMPWLAIPYSDKTRHDLCRIFDIKGIPSLVMIGPEGKPISTNGKAIISLYGAKAFPFTESKLGDLEAALRKEGDALPRQLNDIKHEHLLKLDMAKAYLCDYCKKRGRFWAFSCDVCDYDLHPCCTEETS
- the LOC122295570 gene encoding probable nucleoredoxin 3 isoform X2, which translates into the protein MKESYSPKSNTASRNWTIIAEGVPLSSCDGKTTCLLFSANWCRTCKTFIPKLVQVYDMLSARCEKMEIVLVSFDHNENEFEEHFKCMPWLAAPFDVNLSRRLSKRYHVKHLPSLIALNCDETSIEEDLVGLIEDYGAEAFPFTRSRREELKAADTAKLEGGKLEDLLAHKGRSHLIAMDGRKVAVSELVGKTVGIYFGAHWCPPCHTFTAQLLEVYNELTTSEEERFEIIFVSTDRDLEEFDMSLKSMPWLAIPYSDKTRHDLCRIFDIKGIPSLVMIGPEGKPISTNGKAIISLYGAKAFPFTESKLGDLEAALRKEGDALPRQLNDIKHEHLLKLDMAKAYLCDYCKKRGRFWAFSCDVCDYDLHPCCTEETS